In Naumovozyma dairenensis CBS 421 chromosome 2, complete genome, the following are encoded in one genomic region:
- the NDAI0B01880 gene encoding uncharacterized protein, translating into MWMVYFTGLYRFPDMLVLKYGGNNRNLLIDPNSRCFDVITSYSKTICANFMCKNLDKKTADYLFHYIFVVRGILKHSLGPDYDGMKRDLFNETEGEPANYLLNNFVARSVGDGDSEDDFGPVNIPIMF; encoded by the coding sequence ATGTGGATGGTGTATTTTACAGGTCTCTATAGATTTCCTGACATGTTGGTTTTGAAATATGGTGGTAATAACAGGAATTTGCTCATTGACCCAAACTCTCGTTGCTTTGATGTAATTACTTCTTATTCGAAAACTATATGTGCCAATTTCATGTGCAAGAATTTAGATAAGAAAACCGCTGATTATTTGTtccattatatttttgttgtGAGAGGTATTCTTAAACATTCCCTTGGTCCAGATTACGATGGTATGAAGAGGGATTTGTTCAACGAGACTGAAGGGGAACCTGCTAATTATTTGTTGAACAATTTTGTAGCTAGATCCGTTGGTGATGGTGACtctgaagatgattttgGTCCTGtaaatattccaataatgttttga
- the EMP24 gene encoding Emp24p (similar to Saccharomyces cerevisiae EMP24 (YGL200C); ancestral locus Anc_8.160), with translation MKLNSIILIISCWLTTFTLGHNVLLPAYGRRCFFEKLSKGDEFSVSFQFGDRDPQSSNQLTGDFVLYTPGRTQVLQSIVNQAHGEVTISAPDGGKFEYCFINENSNVQTKDVTFNIHGTVYVNVDDPNNESLDGSVRTLSKLIKEVQNEQSYIVIRERTHRNTAESTNDRVKWWSIFQVGVVVANSLFQIYYLKRFFEVTSYV, from the coding sequence ATGAAGTTaaattctattattttgatcATTTCATGTTGGTTGACAACATTTACCTTAGGTCATAATGTCCTATTACCAGCTTATGGTCGTCGttgtttctttgaaaaattaagtAAAGGTGATGAATTTTCCGTATCTTTCCAATTCGGGGATAGAGATCCACAATCATCAAATCAATTGACTGGTGATTTTGTCTTATATACACCCGGTAGAACTCAAGTTTTACAAAGTATTGTCAATCAAGCTCATGGTGAAGTTACAATTTCTGCTCCTGATGGTGGTAAGTTTGAATattgtttcattaatgaaaattcaaatgTTCAAACAAAAGATGTCACTTTCAATATTCATGGTACTGTTTATGTCAATGTAGATGatccaaataatgaatctttGGATGGTTCCGTTAGaactttatcaaaattgattaaagaagttcaaaatgaacaaaGTTATATTGTTATTAGAGAAAGAACTCATAGAAATACAGCTGAATCTACTAATGATCGTGTTAAGTGGTGGTCAATTTTCCAAGTtggtgttgttgttgccAATTCTTTGTTCCAAAtctattatttgaaaagattctTCGAAGTTACTTCTTATGtttaa
- the GLC7 gene encoding type 1 serine/threonine-protein phosphatase catalytic subunit GLC7 (similar to Saccharomyces cerevisiae GLC7 (YER133W); ancestral locus Anc_8.159) translates to MDQQAVDVDNIIDRLLEVRGSKPGQQVDLEEHEIRYLCSKARSIFIKQPILLELEAPIKICGDIHGQYYDLLRLFEYGGFPPESNYLFLGDYVDRGKQSLETICLLLAYKIKYPENFFILRGNHECASINRIYGFYDECKRRYNIKLWKTFTDCFNCLPIAAIIDEKIFCMHGGLSPDLNSMEQIRRVMRPTDIPDVGLLCDLLWSDPDKDIVGWSENDRGVSFTFGPDVVNRFLQKQDMELICRAHQVVEDGYEFFSKRQLVTLFSAPNYCGEFDNAGAMMSVDESLLCSFQILKPAQKSLPRQQGGGRKKK, encoded by the exons ATGGATCAACAAGCAGTCGACGTGGacaatattattgatagaCTATTAGAAGTTCGAGGTTCTAAACCAGGTCAACAAGTTGATTTGGAAGAACATGAAATTAGATATCTATGTTCCAAGGCAAGATCtatattcattaaacaaccaattttattagaattagaagcACCAATCAAA ATTTGTGGTGATATTCATGGCCAATATTATGATTTATTACGTCTTTTTGAATATGGTGGTTTCCCACCTGAATctaattatttatttttaggTGATTACGTTGATCGTGGTAAACAATCATTAGAAACAATTTGTCTTTTATTAGCTTATAAGATTAAATACCCtgaaaatttcttcatcttaAGAGGTAATCATGAATGTGCTTCCATTAATAGAATTTATGGGTTTTATGATGAATGTAAAAGACGTTATAACATTAAACTTTGGAAAACTTTTACAGattgtttcaattgtttACCAATTGCTGCAatcattgatgaaaaaatctTTTGTATGCATGGTGGCCTATCACCTGATTTAAACAGTATGGAACAAATTAGAAGAGTTATGAGACCAACTGATATTCCTGATGTCGGCTTATTATGTGATCTTTTATGGTCAGATCCTGATAAGGATATCGTAGGTTGGAGTGAAAATGATAGAGGTGTTTCATTCACTTTTGGCCCTGATGTGGTAAATAGATTCTTACAAAAGCAAGATATGGAATTGATTTGTAGAGCTCATCAAGTCGTTGAAGATGGGtatgaatttttcagtaAAAGACAATTAGTAACACTTTTCAGTGCTCCAAATTATTGTGGTGAATTCGATAACGCCGGTGCTATGATGAGCGTTGATGAAAGTTTATTAtgttcttttcaaattttaaaaCCTGCACAAAAAAGTTTGCCAAGGCAACAAGGTGGTGgtagaaagaagaaataa